In one uncultured Devosia sp. genomic region, the following are encoded:
- a CDS encoding GGDEF domain-containing protein has translation MLYQLPYFIVHLLGVITILRFPRRQALDNALVSLFALSAVQFLLKPILAVHMGSGTTAQGYIGTTYAAISQSVGSMLLIATGLLLLLIILRDVLAEITAHSETDTLSGLLNRRGFEARAEQLMASTAPCAVVVADLDHFKSINDTFGHANGDGVIAAFARIMAQHGTATTIFGRIGGEEFVALLPGADAERAQLYAETVRQSFARLELGAIGNRKLSASLGIAEREMGESLADLLRRADTALYEAKKAGRNRVRLVESGAEQSPAGVSQQGLRNIA, from the coding sequence GTGCTCTACCAGCTGCCCTATTTTATCGTTCATCTGCTGGGCGTGATCACCATCCTGCGCTTTCCGCGTCGCCAGGCGCTGGATAACGCGCTGGTATCGCTCTTTGCCCTGAGTGCCGTCCAGTTCCTGCTCAAGCCGATTCTCGCCGTGCATATGGGCAGCGGCACCACCGCGCAGGGCTATATCGGCACCACCTATGCCGCCATCTCGCAGAGCGTGGGCAGCATGCTGCTGATCGCCACCGGCCTGCTCCTGCTGCTGATCATCCTGCGCGACGTGCTGGCCGAAATCACTGCCCACTCGGAAACCGACACCCTCTCGGGCCTGCTCAACCGGCGCGGCTTCGAGGCACGAGCCGAACAGCTGATGGCCAGCACCGCACCCTGCGCCGTGGTTGTGGCCGATCTCGACCATTTCAAATCCATCAACGATACATTCGGCCATGCCAATGGCGACGGCGTGATCGCGGCCTTTGCTAGGATCATGGCGCAACACGGGACTGCCACCACCATATTCGGCCGTATCGGCGGCGAGGAATTCGTGGCGCTGCTGCCTGGAGCCGATGCGGAACGCGCGCAGCTTTATGCCGAAACGGTCCGGCAGAGCTTTGCGCGGCTTGAGCTCGGCGCGATCGGCAATCGCAAGCTGAGCGCCAGTCTCGGCATCGCAGAGCGCGAAATGGGTGAGAGCCTGGCCGACCTGTTGCGCCGGGCCGACACCGCGCTCTACGAAGCCAAGAAAGCCGGGCGCAACCGCGTGCGCCTCGTCGAATCCGGCGCAGAACAAAGCCCTGCCGGCGTGAGCCAGCAGGGCCTGCGCAACATCGCCTGA